The genomic segment CAGAGtgaggacagagagggagaggagcaCGAGACAACGGGGAGACCTCGATGTCGCCTCTCCAAGTGATTTGGGGCCTCCTGACGTTTTACCCAGCTCTCACTTCGCCTTTTGGtatccttcttcttcttgtcacAGTCTCAAAGGTTCGGCCATTCCATCCTGTACTCCTCTAccattcttctctcggacatcgacgcgtctctccccgttcccttctcctctagcgccttcttcttcttcttcttctgcttcttcttcttcttcttgttcttctgcttcttcgtcttcttcttcttcttcttctgcttcttcttcttcttctcctctctgttcgtctgCGGCGCTGGCGGCTGTGGTGCGGGATGCGACGGCAGCGGTGAAGAGGAGTCACCacgattcttctctctggcggTCGTTGGGCGATGaagcctctctcctgcttcttcgcctccaagACGAAATGCACTGCAGCGGCGGAGGCTGGAGGCTCTCAGGGGACTCCTGCGACTCTGACGACGAGGCACAAGGCACCGGGCGCGACGTCGAAGCTGGCGGatctctcgctgcctctggGGCAGTCGCAGCGCCTGTGGCTGCGCGCGACGCGCGTGCAGACCTCTCTTCCTTTGGTCGCGACCTGAGCATGCTGGTGAATCGCTTCAAACAAATGCGTTTTTTCCATGCGCGGTTCTTGCAGACGGCGGAACAGGCTGCTCTGGCGTCTCtcgagcttctctctctgcacgaCGCTGCCCTTCTCGCGGCctccttcgctgctctcgAGTGCAACagtccctctttcttcttctcgcttgcaGATCACATCTGCCGCGTTTCgacttctccctcgcccccCGTCGCTCGCGCGGCTCAAGCCGCTCTCCGCGTTCTTCgtcagtcttcttctccttcgtctccggcctctccgtcgtcttcgcttctggcGCCCGCATCTGCGTTGTCGGTCGCGCGTCGCCGGGacttgtttctgtcttcgctgcctccgtCGGCATCCTATCCGCTTTCACTGTTGCTCGCCACAGCACGAGAACCTGGCGGCAAGTGCCACAGTCGCTTGCACTTTCCCCGCAACTCTCGGGGGGCGGCGGCGCTCTCAGGACTGTGCTTGGCCGTCGCTGACGAGATCGAGGTAAATCTCGCGCTCTCCTGGGTCCACTTGCTCTCGGGATTTGCTCGAGCCCACATCGCGCATGCGGATCTCTTTGAAGTCGCtgcgctgcctctctcctcgttcctgGAGACGAAGGCTGCGTCGCTCCTCATTCTGCAGCGGCGAGCtctcgagagacgcagcgtcGCACGCGCCAGACTGGCATGCCCCGCCGGCGCTCGCATgcaggtgtctctctctgtggggCTGCGGGGAGCCCGCCGAAAAGGACAGGCGACCGCCGAGGAGACCGCCGAGGAGACCGACACAGAAGGCGTCGCGGCGCTCCACGGAGACCTCATTCGGCCTGCAGGAAGTCGCGGGGGAGGagccgcgcatgcaacgatGCCCGGAAGGACCGTCGCGAAAGTTGTCGAAGCGTATGCCGCGtaagtggagagagaagagaaagggcgccggaaggagaggaagcgaagaggcgagaatGGAAGGAAActgagaaggaggagaaaccttcccagaacgaggaagacggacgaagaacgagaacagCTGCAACGAAAAAAATCGACAAAAGAGCAGATGTTATGTTTTGACGACGCCTGTGTGAGAGGGCGAGGCCTTCATGACCATCATCTGGGTACGTGCATTAAGGATAGTGGTATCCAGCGTAGGAGAGGGAAATGGAGACAGGCGTGGAAGTCACCTGGAACGGAACAAAGAAGCTGGGAGAGGCTGGCAAAACGCCCTCGTATGAGTTGCCTCTTCCCTTTGTGCGCAGATTTCGATATAAACATGAGAGACTCTTGAGAGCAGCGACCTCGACGGTGTCCTTCCTTTCGTTCACTGACAGCGACGTCGAGGTACGCGGAAGCGACTCCCTGCCCTGGTCGGTTCGTCTTTCCCCGTGATCCTGGAAAGACCTCATCGAGGTGGATTCCTGCTTTCGCGCGCAGGTCCTTGTTTGCCTTTTCTGAGTTCGACTCTCTCATGCGGTCGCGACATCAAGACCTGCGCATCCATCTGCTCCCTCTGGCAGACCATGGCTTGTGTAGATCGACGTGGACCGTCATTTCCGACTGTCCCCTCAACGTCGGATTGTCCAGCTGCCCCGCCGCGTTCCAGCAGGCCTTTTCTTGTTCGTCGCTGCCTGGtcgcctgctgcttctttccaGATGAGCAGGGCGGCAGTGCCTCAGGCGGAGTGCCCACACCCTGAGCTTTCGCGTAACTGTTCGTGAACTCGGAAGCCTTTCTCGGTGCGCTTTGGAAACAGCAGTCCCTGTCCACCATCGGGGCAGCTGGGGAATGGTCTCCGTCAAAAAGGGAACGCTGTCGAGGTTGACTGGCGAGTGGTCTGGCTCGGGGAAAGAGCCGttggcgcatgcacagactcCCCCTCGGCTGTCGAGACATGcggctctgcgtctctgtggtTTCCTGTTGCAGTCGCTTCGGCGCTCCTTGGAGACACTCGACTTCCAGTCGCCAGAACTCGAGCGAGTCGCTGCTCTGCGGACCTCCGCGTCTCGATAGGTTCAGCGATCCACCCTCGCAACGCCACCCAGGACGGTAGTAGTGCCCAGGACAAGGAGGAACTGGCAGTTCCAGGTTTACCGCTTCCAGAGATATGTGCATCCACCGATGCAGAGACGCTCTTGTTTGCATGCGGATCTACGCCTGTGCATCTACATCTACATTCACATCTATCCATAGACATgcaaacatacatatagatGTACATggatatgtatatctatctaagtatatatatctatgtaggtatgtatgtaggtatgtatgtaggtatgtaGATATACGTGTATGTGCTTGTCAATAAGGACTGCCTTTGTAAATGTGGATCTAACGTGCTTGGGATATGTTGTGAGGTATTTTGCAATGCTCGCGAggtaaacagagacagagtgcGGTCTCTGGAACGACGACAGGCAAAGCCGTCGCCGGCGTCCTCTCGCTGGTTTCCGCGTGCAAACGAATCTAAGCAAAGCCAGCTCTTGGCTTCCCCACGCCTCCCCAACACACCGCGCGTCGGGTTCGGCTTATAGACGGAGACTGCCGCGACGCGTTTGGAagaacgtggagagagacactccCCCTGCGTCTGTGGACTGCTCCCTCCCGGGCGCCTGGGCGCAGGCCTCGAAGGCACTACTGGGCGGCGCATGCTTGCACTGAGGAAAGTGGAAATGCGCGTTCAGCGCGCGCGCGCAGACgagcgaaagaagcagaagagttTCCGCAGCGAGACGAGTTCTTCTGAGACCCGTACACGACGCACCACGACAGCCTTGCttgcaacgcatgcagcgacagagaagacagcagcaAAGCCGGCAGACAAAGTCCATCCACCAGACAGGCGGTTCATTTATGAAAACGATTCAGATGCTAGCGAGATGCGTAACAATCCTCACAGAACGAAAACTCCACAGATGTATTCCccttcacatatatatatatatttatatttatatgaatagggaggagggagacgagcCTCTGTTTGGCTAGAGAGTCGAACAACGCGAGCCACGAGAGATAAAGTGAAGAGACTCAGACAAGATGTTCCTGGTCCACGTCGTCACCTTCACCGCtgactatatatatatatttatatatatatatatatatatatttatttatatggACGtatatggagagagaagtgtCTGGACATCTTTTGTCCTATTGGAAGGAGCGGCGGTTTTTGACTTGTTCGCATGCAAAAGCCTCCAGAGTGTTGGAATAGAAGTTGCTGAAGTCTAGCATTGAGTAGAGCAATCGCAAGCCACAGGAGACTTCTtcagagacgccgaggaagTCCGAACCGCCCTCGAGGGGGTCTGTTTCAATAGATCGCGAAACTCCATTTTCTGAgctttctcgctgctcgtCCCCCCCCCGAGCAAGCACACATTCGGCGGCGATTTCCCCGAGCAACAGAGTGGAGACCGAGCACCCTTCGCGAGGGAGGATGCTGGTGAGAGGCGAGGACTCTAGAATCATCGTAGGCGAGGCAAAAACGGCTGCGCGTACGAGCGCCAGGAAACACAGCGCCGTTCGCTGCACGTTGAAGTGAAGCGCTgcaagcagcagagaaaatgGGAAAAAACtctgagaaaaacgcgacgcagaagaaagggtATCCTTGCCGAGGTCGACGTCATCGACGGTTCTATCTGCCAACCTACCTTCCAAAGAATCTATATAAATCAGTTTAAATATAATCGTACaaatgtctctctctctatatatatatagatatatacatacgatatgtataaataaatatatatatatatatatatatgcatattatTGAATTCATTATCAGGAATGTATCTGCGGATATCGCTTCAAGTGCCACCCACGGCTTTAAACACTTGCGTATGCGCAGGTGCTTCTCCGGGCGTTTCTCTTGTGACAGAgtttgtcttttctcaccTTCGAGAGACTGCACGCAGACGGCGAGTTGCGCCAGGCGCtggttcgcctctctccgcttgTCGCCCTGTGCCTGCGTCGAATGAACGCCGTTGAAGTCTAGGTCTGGGGAAGAAAGGCTTGCCGTCCTCCTTTCAAAGCGTCTCCGCGACgcgtcgtctgcatgcggGCGAGCAGTCGGAGCAGACGCCAGCGACCCCACACAGGCAACGCggccgcgcatgcgtcgccaCCTGGTCCCCTCCGTCTCTTCACGATGTTGCATGTCCgaagtctccttctcctcttctctcacgACTGCATGTGCAGCCTCCAAGAGTCGCTGCAAATCGCGCGGCGCCTGGAGCAACAGAAGCAAGTGAGGCGCCACCGCAGCGTTCAACTGAAACGACGCCGCGGAgccacagacagagagggcagaaggaggcgaagaagcaggagaggagggagcgcagaaggtggagagagcgGCAGGGTGAACGGGGACGAGAAGCAGGGCAGTGAGGAGGC from the Toxoplasma gondii ME49 chromosome IX, whole genome shotgun sequence genome contains:
- a CDS encoding hypothetical protein (encoded by transcript TGME49_288880), with the protein product MTSLAPSARKRLPAVSSSFFSLLSRGSQARHRATASASVRRLKEKREERRRCSWLDERGDRCRLGENAVENRDGGDSNRVRTERERSTRQRGDLDVASPSDLGPPDVLPSSHFAFWYPSSSCHSLKGSAIPSCTPLPFFSRTSTRLSPFPSPLAPSSSSSSASSSSSCSSASSSSSSSSSASSSSSPLCSSAALAAVVRDATAAVKRSHHDSSLWRSLGDEASLLLLRLQDEMHCSGGGWRLSGDSCDSDDEAQGTGRDVEAGGSLAASGAVAAPVAARDARADLSSFGRDLSMLVNRFKQMRFFHARFLQTAEQAALASLELLSLHDAALLAASFAALECNSPSFFFSLADHICRVSTSPSPPVARAAQAALRVLRQSSSPSSPASPSSSLLAPASALSVARRRDLFLSSLPPSASYPLSLLLATAREPGGKCHSRLHFPRNSRGAAALSGLCLAVADEIEVNLALSWVHLLSGFARAHIAHADLFEVAALPLSSFLETKAASLLILQRRALERRSVARARLACPAGARMQVSLSVGLRGARRKGQATAEETAEETDTEGVAALHGDLIRPAGSRGGGAAHATMPGRTVAKVVEAYAAFRYKHERLLRAATSTVSFLSFTDSDVESLRRSLETLDFQSPELERVAALRTSASR